One segment of Vibrio mimicus DNA contains the following:
- the rfaH gene encoding transcription/translation regulatory transformer protein RfaH, producing MKRWYLLYCKRGEQQRAKMHLENQSVECFYPEVCVEKILRGKRQMVKEPLFPSYMFVRFDFETGPSFTTVRSTRGVVDFVRLGSHPRELQGDLIFQLKQLDCQQLKGVSKQLPEKGQVVRVARGQFAGIEAIYQEPDGDTRSIMLVKMISQQVSMSIENTDWEIT from the coding sequence ATGAAACGTTGGTATTTACTTTATTGTAAACGCGGCGAGCAACAGCGCGCGAAAATGCACTTGGAAAATCAGAGTGTAGAGTGTTTTTACCCCGAAGTGTGCGTTGAAAAAATTTTACGCGGAAAGCGGCAAATGGTTAAGGAACCCCTGTTTCCTTCTTATATGTTTGTCCGCTTTGATTTTGAAACAGGCCCTTCTTTTACCACCGTGCGTTCAACGCGTGGTGTGGTGGATTTTGTTCGCTTGGGCTCACATCCAAGGGAATTACAAGGCGATTTGATTTTTCAATTGAAGCAACTTGATTGCCAGCAATTGAAAGGGGTAAGTAAGCAACTTCCTGAAAAAGGGCAAGTGGTTCGAGTGGCAAGAGGACAGTTTGCTGGTATTGAGGCGATTTATCAGGAGCCGGATGGGGATACACGCTCGATCATGTTGGTGAAAATGATCAGTCAACAAGTCTCTATGAGCATCGAAAATACCGATTGGGAAATCACTTAA
- the dtpA gene encoding dipeptide/tripeptide permease DtpA, with protein MGTRMSNLNIFKQPNAFYLIFSIEFWERFGFYGMQAILTVYMVKIMGMDESASFVLFGAFSALVYGFVAIGGWIGDKVIGTKRAITLGAIVMMIGYILLGLSTAKHSLVGPTLIYVAMGFITVGNGLFKANPSSLLAKIYPENDPRLDGAFTMYYMAINLGSFFSMIITPIVAVKMGYGMAFGVSAVGLAITVVNFLFCQRMLKGTGSPADLAPVNKLYLVLVALGSVVASLACSYLLQNLSLAHGILVVAGLFILSCYFKEAFKISGIERAKMLVAFILMLQGVVFFVLYFQMPTSLNFFAINNVEHHIFGFEVAPEQFQALNPFWIMIASPILAATYGKLGDKLAMPFKFAFGMALCALSFLVLSWGTLFANEQGIISSNWLIASYAFQSIGELLVSGLGLAMVAQLVPQRMMGFAMGMWFLTSASAAVIAGWVASLTSTPADVTGATESLHIYGDVFAQIGYVTAGIAVVTFMIAPKLTRICRGESEQLELAAQ; from the coding sequence ATAGGAACGCGTATGTCCAACCTAAATATCTTCAAACAACCCAATGCCTTCTATTTGATCTTTTCTATCGAATTTTGGGAACGATTTGGCTTCTATGGTATGCAAGCCATTCTGACCGTCTATATGGTCAAAATTATGGGGATGGATGAATCTGCATCCTTCGTGCTGTTCGGGGCTTTTTCTGCTTTAGTCTACGGGTTTGTCGCGATTGGTGGCTGGATCGGCGATAAGGTCATTGGCACCAAACGAGCCATCACTCTTGGTGCTATTGTTATGATGATTGGGTATATTTTACTTGGACTTTCTACCGCGAAGCACTCACTAGTCGGTCCTACGTTAATTTACGTAGCGATGGGCTTTATTACCGTTGGAAACGGCTTGTTTAAAGCGAATCCCTCTAGCCTGCTTGCTAAGATCTACCCAGAGAATGACCCCCGTTTAGATGGCGCTTTCACCATGTACTACATGGCGATCAATTTAGGCTCCTTCTTCTCAATGATCATTACACCAATTGTAGCGGTGAAAATGGGCTATGGTATGGCATTCGGGGTCAGTGCTGTTGGACTAGCAATTACAGTAGTGAACTTCCTGTTCTGCCAGCGCATGCTAAAAGGAACAGGCTCTCCGGCCGATCTTGCTCCAGTGAACAAACTGTACTTAGTTCTCGTGGCATTAGGTTCCGTAGTGGCAAGTTTGGCATGTAGTTACCTATTGCAGAATCTTAGTTTGGCACATGGCATTTTAGTGGTTGCAGGTCTGTTTATTTTAAGTTGCTATTTCAAAGAAGCGTTCAAGATTTCAGGTATTGAACGCGCCAAAATGCTAGTTGCTTTCATTCTTATGCTGCAAGGCGTGGTGTTCTTTGTACTTTATTTCCAAATGCCAACATCACTGAACTTTTTCGCCATTAATAACGTTGAACACCATATCTTTGGGTTTGAGGTTGCACCTGAGCAATTTCAGGCTCTAAACCCATTTTGGATCATGATCGCGAGCCCTATTCTGGCTGCAACTTACGGAAAGCTAGGCGATAAATTGGCCATGCCATTTAAATTCGCGTTCGGTATGGCTTTATGCGCCCTCTCATTCTTAGTACTAAGTTGGGGAACCCTGTTTGCTAACGAACAAGGTATCATCAGCTCAAACTGGTTGATCGCAAGTTACGCTTTCCAATCAATTGGCGAACTTCTGGTATCAGGTCTTGGTTTAGCTATGGTGGCACAACTCGTACCACAACGCATGATGGGTTTTGCGATGGGCATGTGGTTCCTTACCTCCGCTTCTGCCGCTGTGATCGCTGGTTGGGTGGCGAGCCTCACCTCGACCCCTGCAGATGTGACTGGAGCTACCGAATCATTACACATCTACGGTGATGTCTTTGCCCAAATCGGTTACGTTACCGCAGGGATTGCCGTGGTGACCTTCATGATTGCACCAAAGCTCACTCGGATCTGCCGCGGTGAATCGGAACAGCTAGAATTAGCCGCTCAGTAA
- a CDS encoding cation:proton antiporter family protein yields the protein MDLILLSAAFLAGFIALKCHLPPLVGFLIAGFALNAYGFSSNDTISLLADLGVTLLLFTIGLKLEVKTLLAKEIWAGSTIHNILSTALFTLLLLIFKQLGLDSLADLSIDKLILIGFALSFSSTVFAVKSLQEKGEMNATYGTLAIGILVMQDIFAVVFLTASTGKLPEWYAIGLFVLPLLRPLFYELLDRVGHGEMLVLFGIFFALVVGAGSFQLVGMKPDLGALILGMMLASHHKASELSKALFNLKELFLVCFFLNIGLSAQPTVTGIMLALLLLLLLPIKGILYFWVIHQFHFRVRTSLLTSLSLFNFSEFGLIVGGLAFKMGWINSDILVALAVSVPLSFILAAPIERKGHAIYQRSAKWLKEQAAESLHTRDRLIDPGEAQVLILGMGRIGRGAYEELRHRHGDICLGVEIREDAAFSHREDGRNVISGDATDPDFWERILDTGKVKLVLLAMPHHQANQIALEQLQKRNYQGQIAAIAEYPDQIDSLIEHGAHAAFNIYSEAGTGFARHVCEQLKPNFTHR from the coding sequence ATGGATTTGATACTTCTCTCTGCTGCATTTTTAGCGGGTTTTATCGCGCTAAAATGCCATTTGCCGCCACTGGTTGGTTTTTTGATTGCGGGTTTTGCACTAAATGCTTATGGATTTAGCAGCAATGACACCATTTCTCTGCTCGCAGACTTAGGTGTTACACTACTTCTATTTACTATCGGTTTAAAGCTTGAAGTCAAAACGCTACTCGCCAAAGAAATCTGGGCAGGCTCTACGATACACAACATTCTATCTACAGCACTATTTACCCTTTTATTGCTCATTTTCAAACAATTAGGTCTTGATAGCCTTGCCGACCTTTCTATTGATAAACTCATTCTAATCGGTTTTGCTCTTTCCTTCTCCAGTACGGTGTTTGCGGTTAAATCACTACAAGAAAAGGGAGAAATGAACGCGACCTATGGCACCTTAGCCATCGGCATTCTAGTCATGCAAGATATTTTCGCCGTTGTTTTTCTCACCGCATCGACCGGAAAACTACCAGAATGGTATGCCATAGGCTTATTTGTCCTGCCGTTATTGCGCCCACTGTTTTATGAGTTACTCGACAGAGTTGGCCATGGTGAAATGCTCGTTTTGTTTGGTATCTTCTTTGCGTTAGTTGTGGGGGCTGGCTCATTCCAATTAGTCGGAATGAAACCAGATTTAGGCGCTCTGATCTTGGGGATGATGCTAGCCAGTCATCACAAAGCCTCAGAGCTATCTAAAGCGCTGTTTAATCTCAAAGAGCTATTCTTAGTTTGCTTTTTCTTAAATATCGGCCTTTCAGCACAACCCACGGTAACTGGGATTATGCTTGCTCTGCTCTTACTACTATTGTTACCCATTAAAGGCATCCTCTATTTCTGGGTTATCCATCAATTCCATTTCCGTGTGCGCACTTCGCTACTTACTTCACTCTCCCTGTTTAATTTCAGTGAGTTTGGACTCATCGTCGGTGGACTTGCCTTCAAAATGGGGTGGATCAATAGCGACATCCTAGTTGCACTTGCGGTTTCTGTTCCTCTTTCTTTTATCTTGGCTGCCCCTATTGAACGTAAAGGACATGCGATTTACCAACGCTCAGCTAAATGGCTTAAAGAACAAGCCGCAGAATCATTGCACACCCGAGATCGCTTAATTGATCCCGGTGAAGCTCAAGTGCTGATCTTAGGAATGGGAAGGATTGGGCGAGGTGCTTACGAAGAGTTAAGACATCGTCACGGCGATATTTGTCTTGGGGTAGAAATACGTGAAGATGCGGCATTTAGCCACCGTGAAGACGGGCGCAATGTCATATCCGGCGATGCCACTGACCCTGATTTTTGGGAACGAATCTTAGATACGGGTAAAGTAAAACTCGTTTTGTTGGCAATGCCTCACCACCAAGCGAATCAAATCGCCCTTGAGCAACTGCAAAAACGCAATTACCAAGGACAGATTGCCGCCATTGCTGAGTATCCCGATCAAATTGACAGCTTAATTGAGCATGGAGCACACGCGGCATTCAATATCTACAGTGAGGCGGGTACTGGTTTTGCACGCCATGTATGCGAACAACTAAAACCGAATTTTACTCATCGCTAA
- the asnB gene encoding asparagine synthase B, giving the protein MCSIFGILDIKTDAASLRPVALEMSKKLRHRGPDWSGIYASDKAILAHERLAIVGLNSGAQPLYSPDRKLILAVNGEIYNHKEIRERYQGQYEFQTDSDCEVILALYRDKGVDLLEELNGIFAFVLYDEEKDEYLIGRDHIGIIPLYQGHDEHGNFYVASEMKALVPVCKTLSEFPPGSYFSSKDQTATRYYIRDWNSYDEVKGNLSSKEELTQALEAAVKRQLMTDVPYGVLLSGGLDSSITSAIAKRYAALRIEDDEKTAAWWPQLHSFAIGLEGAPDLKAAREVAEKIGTVHHEMTYTIQEGLDAIRDVIYHIETYDVTTIRASTPMFLMGRKIKAMGIKMVLSGEGADEIFGGYLYFHKAPNAKEFHEETVRKLLALNLFDCARANKSLAAWGVEGRVPFLDKEFIDVAMRLNPADKMCGNGKMEKHILRECFEHYLPESIAWRQKEQFSDGVGYGWIDTLKATAEAKVTDQQMATAKFRFPYNTPSTKEGYVYREIFEELFPLESAARCVPGGPSVACSSAKAIEWDESFKNCIDPSGRAVKAVHKQAY; this is encoded by the coding sequence ATGTGCTCAATCTTTGGCATCTTAGACATTAAAACAGATGCAGCCTCGTTAAGACCTGTAGCCCTAGAAATGTCGAAAAAACTGCGCCACCGTGGTCCCGACTGGTCAGGCATTTATGCTTCGGATAAAGCTATTTTGGCACATGAGCGCCTCGCGATTGTTGGCTTGAATAGTGGCGCACAGCCACTTTACAGTCCAGATCGCAAGCTGATCCTTGCGGTAAACGGCGAAATCTATAACCACAAAGAGATCCGTGAGCGTTATCAGGGCCAATATGAATTCCAAACAGACTCAGATTGTGAAGTTATCCTCGCACTCTATCGGGACAAAGGCGTAGATCTCCTTGAAGAACTCAACGGTATTTTTGCGTTTGTACTGTATGACGAAGAGAAAGATGAATATCTCATTGGTCGAGATCATATCGGGATCATCCCTCTTTATCAGGGACATGATGAACACGGTAACTTCTACGTTGCTTCAGAGATGAAAGCCCTCGTTCCTGTGTGTAAAACCTTAAGTGAGTTTCCTCCAGGTAGCTATTTTAGTTCCAAAGATCAGACGGCAACACGCTACTATATACGCGACTGGAACAGTTATGATGAAGTAAAAGGCAATCTCAGCAGCAAAGAAGAGCTCACTCAGGCATTGGAAGCAGCTGTAAAGCGCCAACTAATGACAGATGTGCCTTATGGTGTGCTACTGTCTGGTGGGCTTGATTCTTCAATCACTTCAGCGATTGCTAAACGTTACGCCGCGTTGCGCATTGAAGATGATGAGAAAACAGCAGCATGGTGGCCACAGCTACACTCTTTCGCTATCGGCTTAGAAGGGGCTCCCGATCTCAAAGCAGCTCGTGAAGTGGCGGAGAAGATAGGCACAGTTCATCATGAGATGACTTACACCATTCAAGAGGGACTTGATGCGATTCGTGACGTGATCTACCACATCGAAACGTATGATGTCACTACGATTCGAGCTTCGACACCTATGTTTTTGATGGGACGTAAAATTAAAGCTATGGGCATAAAAATGGTCCTTTCTGGTGAGGGCGCTGACGAAATTTTTGGTGGCTATCTCTACTTCCATAAAGCACCAAACGCAAAAGAATTTCATGAGGAAACAGTACGCAAACTGTTGGCCTTAAACCTATTTGATTGTGCTCGAGCTAACAAATCACTTGCGGCATGGGGCGTTGAAGGGCGCGTACCTTTCCTAGATAAAGAATTCATTGATGTTGCAATGCGCCTCAACCCTGCCGATAAAATGTGTGGCAATGGTAAGATGGAAAAACACATTCTGCGTGAATGCTTTGAGCACTATTTGCCTGAATCAATCGCATGGCGTCAAAAAGAGCAGTTTTCTGACGGTGTTGGCTATGGTTGGATTGATACACTAAAAGCAACAGCAGAAGCGAAAGTCACCGATCAACAGATGGCAACCGCTAAATTCCGTTTCCCTTACAATACGCCGAGTACGAAAGAGGGTTATGTCTATCGTGAAATTTTTGAAGAGCTGTTCCCGTTAGAATCAGCTGCACGTTGTGTACCTGGCGGCCCTTCTGTAGCCTGTTCTTCCGCGAAAGCGATTGAGTGGGATGAATCATTCAAAAACTGTATTGACCCCTCTGGTCGCGCGGTAAAAGCGGTGCATAAACAAGCTTACTAA
- the adk gene encoding adenylate kinase, protein MRIILLGAPGAGKGTQAQFIMEKFGIPQISTGDMLRAAIKAGTELGKQAKAVIDAGQLVSDDIILGLIKERIAQADCEKGFLLDGFPRTIPQADGLKEMGINVDYVIEFDVADDVIVERMAGRRAHLPSGRTYHVVYNPPKVEGKDDVTGEELVIREDDKEETVRARLNVYHTQTAPLIEYYGKEAAAGKTQYLKFDGTKQVSEVSADIAKALA, encoded by the coding sequence ATGCGCATCATTCTTCTCGGTGCTCCGGGTGCAGGTAAAGGCACACAAGCTCAATTCATCATGGAAAAATTTGGTATTCCACAAATTTCTACCGGTGACATGCTGCGTGCAGCCATCAAAGCGGGCACTGAGCTCGGTAAGCAAGCAAAAGCCGTGATCGATGCAGGACAATTGGTATCGGATGACATCATTTTAGGTCTGATCAAAGAGCGTATCGCTCAGGCTGATTGTGAGAAAGGGTTCCTATTAGATGGCTTCCCTCGCACTATTCCACAAGCTGATGGCCTGAAAGAAATGGGTATCAATGTTGACTACGTGATTGAGTTTGACGTTGCGGATGATGTGATTGTTGAGCGTATGGCGGGTCGTCGTGCTCATCTACCTTCAGGTCGTACTTACCATGTGGTTTACAATCCGCCTAAAGTCGAAGGTAAAGACGATGTGACTGGTGAGGAGCTAGTGATCCGTGAAGATGATAAAGAAGAGACGGTACGTGCTCGTCTAAATGTTTATCACACCCAAACTGCTCCGCTGATCGAGTACTACGGTAAAGAAGCCGCAGCAGGCAAAACACAATATCTGAAGTTTGACGGCACTAAGCAAGTAAGCGAAGTGAGTGCTGACATCGCTAAAGCGTTGGCATAA
- the hemH gene encoding ferrochelatase codes for MNNHKKLGVLLSNLGTPQAPTPQAVKAFLSQFLHDQRVVDMSRWLWCPLLHGIILPTRSPKVAKLYQSIWMEEGSPLMVYSLRQREKLAELTQLPVELGMTYGEPSLLDGVRKLQQQGVEQIIVLPLYPQYSATTTAAVFDGLAKALNQLPVVPTLHFIRDYHNHPLYIEALAESVRASWEQYGQGDMLLCSYHGIPKRYAQNGDIYPEHCQKTTELLAQALGLPQDRVMMTYQSRFGKEEWLQPYTDKTMEVLPNKGVKKLDVICPAFSVDCLETLEEIAEQNQEIFLHSGGESFHYIPCLNDSSSHVALMAELIKPYQAL; via the coding sequence ATGAATAATCATAAAAAACTTGGTGTTTTGCTGTCCAATTTAGGTACGCCTCAAGCGCCCACTCCACAAGCAGTTAAAGCCTTTCTGAGCCAATTTCTTCATGATCAGCGAGTGGTGGATATGAGCCGTTGGTTATGGTGTCCTTTATTGCATGGCATCATTTTGCCCACTCGTTCGCCTAAAGTAGCAAAGTTGTATCAGTCGATCTGGATGGAAGAAGGTTCGCCACTTATGGTTTACTCTCTCCGTCAAAGGGAAAAGCTCGCTGAGCTCACTCAACTGCCTGTTGAGCTTGGAATGACCTATGGTGAACCTAGCTTACTCGATGGAGTTAGAAAACTGCAGCAACAAGGTGTTGAGCAAATTATCGTGTTACCACTGTACCCACAGTATTCTGCAACCACGACCGCGGCGGTATTTGATGGATTAGCGAAAGCATTGAATCAATTGCCGGTGGTGCCAACGCTGCATTTCATCCGTGACTACCACAATCACCCACTTTATATCGAAGCTTTGGCAGAGAGTGTTCGAGCTTCATGGGAACAATATGGGCAGGGTGATATGCTGCTTTGCTCTTATCATGGCATTCCTAAACGCTATGCGCAAAATGGTGATATTTACCCTGAGCATTGCCAAAAAACCACAGAGCTGCTTGCTCAAGCATTAGGATTACCTCAAGACAGAGTTATGATGACTTACCAATCCCGTTTTGGTAAGGAAGAGTGGTTGCAGCCTTATACGGATAAGACGATGGAAGTTCTGCCAAATAAAGGTGTGAAAAAGCTGGATGTGATTTGCCCTGCATTTTCGGTGGATTGTTTAGAGACTCTAGAAGAGATTGCAGAGCAGAACCAAGAAATCTTCTTGCATAGTGGTGGAGAGAGCTTTCACTACATCCCATGTTTGAATGACAGCTCAAGCCATGTTGCCTTAATGGCTGAGTTGATTAAGCCTTATCAAGCCCTATGA